A genomic stretch from Heliangelus exortis chromosome 16, bHelExo1.hap1, whole genome shotgun sequence includes:
- the LOC139803571 gene encoding uncharacterized protein isoform X1 — MERCVPASLQKAEPLLSTAGRRRELGPRGQKPGRQITVSMTPELLKLPLGVKFPVPPNSKPVFTRAKLGEKLHRPSGYFNLRDPYSHLLGMEYNSLHDPHLQEYYHRKDNLEKLKREGRVTRDGQVVCTLKEFNEYRQYLTTLRQEAEQMSRQEEERIRQRLAQWKDVRKALGTSSASHLVEQLLYPPKRPAPSSKKPSSKSGRIRRRKTAPEKGQTYAQPESGQEGAELPIGLSHAADSEKQPELPAESTPKAAFEEQPAAELGQDDAELTIRLSHDAESEQQPELPAESTPKAAREEQAAAEARVEEVAEAVVKQVLERVMDPQNQLSFVLWRAVRVIRRRCCGSTGKARLLQAAPLDEKLAVALVAKELVATTLETLKTKGLVSSMSEVGPGARQKGQRVSGGATQAGKSKEDKSGQTEMSAFDQVSSQASLDQLTREAVDHVCSTLESLVASDIEEDPSCTYAEILELPRGNLSNRHAQPSQAPFSQQAAEEGDGFPRASEQQSLESGKGTKFPLLPPLPDTSTASSSPWKHRNARGSIPGAISGVQQHRAEPTERARATVPEVLEAVRKKLLETEGQVKPKPTASSSSLAIRSMAKQIVESVLKRTSQPGPALPTELKPSSPLLTPPNTRKVSCASQDTIPSLSTQFFRQLTPPVALKPPAQAGVRQRRLSMKLMQGKSQDPPAE; from the exons tgctgagcacagcaggaaggaggagagag CTGGGGCCCAGAGGACAGAAGCCAGGAAGACAAATTACAGTGTCGATGACCCCTGAGCTGCTGAAGCTGCCACTGGGGGTCAAGTTCCCTGTGCCACCCAACTCCAAGCCTGTCTTCACCAGGGCAAAGCTGGGGGAAAAG CTTCACCGGCCCTCTGGTTACTTCAACCTCAGAGACCCATACTCTCACCTCCTGGGCATGGAGTACAACAGCCTGCATGACCCCCATCTGCAGGAGTACTACCACCGCAAGGACAAcctggagaagctgaagagaGAGGGCCGTGTCACCAGGGATGGCCAA GTGGTCTGCACTCTGAAGGAGTTCAACGAGTACAGGCAGTACCTGACCACGctcaggcaggaggcagagcagatgTCCCGGCAGGAAGAG GAAAGGATTCGGCAACGCCTGGCCCAGTGGAAGGACGTCCGCAAAGCACTGGGAACCAGCAGTGCTTCTCACCTGGTGGAGCAGCTGCTCTACCCTCCCAAACGacctgcacccagcagcaaaAAGCCCTCCTCCAAATCAGGCCGAATcagaaggaggaaaacagcTCCGGAGAAGGGACAAACCTACGCCCAGCCTGAGTCGGGCCAGGAaggtgctgagctgcccatCGGGCTCAGTCACGCTGCTGACTCGGAGAAGCAGCCAGAGCTCCCTGCAGAGAGCACACCCAAAGCTGCATTTGAAGAGCaacctgcagcagagctgggacaggaTGATGCTGAGCTGACCATCAGGCTCAGTCATGATGCTGAGTCcgagcagcagccagagctccCTGCAGAGAGCACACCCAAGGCTGCACGAGAAGAACAAGCTGCAGCGGAGGCCCGGGTTGAAGAGGTGGCTGAGGCTGTGGTGAAGCAAGTGTTGGAGAGGGTGATGGATCCTCAGAACCAGCTCAGCTTTGTTCTGTGGAGGGCTGTCCGGGTGATCAGAAGGAGATGCTGTGGCAGCACTGGGAAAGCACggctgctgcaggctgctcctCTAGATGAGAAGCTGGCAGTGGCACTGGTGGCCAAAGAGCTTGTTGCCACCACGCTGGAGACCCTGAAGACGAAGGGTTTGGTTTCCAGCATGTCTGAGGTGGGGCCAGGAGCCAGGCAGAAGGGGCAGCGGGTTTCTGGAGGAGCCACCCAAGCGGGCAAATCCAAGGAAGATAAATCGGGGCAAACTGAGATGTCAGCTTTTGACCAGGTGTCTTCACAGGCTTCCCTTGACCAACTCACCAGGGAAGCTGTTGACCATGTTTGCTCCACCCTGGAATCCCTGGTTGCCTCTGATATTGAAGAAGACCCAAGCTGCACATACGCTGAAATCCTGGAGCTTCCAAGGGGAAATCTCTCCAACAGACACGCCCAGCCATCCCAGGCACCCTTCTCACAACAGGCCGCAGAAGAAGGAGATGGGTTCCCCAGAGCAtctgagcagcagagcctggaatCGGGCAAGGGAACAAAGTTTCCCCTCTTGCCACCCCTGCCAGATACAagcactgccagcagctcaCCATGGAAGCACAGGAATGCCAGAGGGAGCATCCCAGGTGCCATCTCTGGCGTTCAGCAGCACCGTGCAGAACCCACTGAGCGTGCCAGAGCCACTGTTCCTGAGGTGCTTGAAGCAGTGAGGAAGAAGTTGTTGGAGACTGAAGGGCAGGTGAAGCCAAAACCAACAGCCTCAAGCAGCTCCTTGGCCATTAGGTCCATGGCAAAACAGATTGTTGAGTCCGTATTAAAGCGGACCTCTCAGCCTGGGCCTGCACTCCCCACTGAACTGAAACCTTCAAGCCCTCTCCTAACACCACCCAACACACGAAAAGTCAGCTGTGCCTCCCAGGACACCATCCCCTCCCTGAGCACTCAGTTTTTCAGACAGCTCACCCCTCCTGTGGCTCTGAagccccctgcccaggcaggagTGCGGCAGAGAAGGCTCAGCATGAAGCTTATGCAAGGCAAGAGCCAGGACCCCCCAGCAGAATAG
- the LOC139803571 gene encoding uncharacterized protein isoform X2: protein MERCVPASLQKAEPLLSTAGRRRELGPRGQKPGRQITVSMTPELLKLPLGVKFPVPPNSKPVFTRAKLGEKVVCTLKEFNEYRQYLTTLRQEAEQMSRQEEERIRQRLAQWKDVRKALGTSSASHLVEQLLYPPKRPAPSSKKPSSKSGRIRRRKTAPEKGQTYAQPESGQEGAELPIGLSHAADSEKQPELPAESTPKAAFEEQPAAELGQDDAELTIRLSHDAESEQQPELPAESTPKAAREEQAAAEARVEEVAEAVVKQVLERVMDPQNQLSFVLWRAVRVIRRRCCGSTGKARLLQAAPLDEKLAVALVAKELVATTLETLKTKGLVSSMSEVGPGARQKGQRVSGGATQAGKSKEDKSGQTEMSAFDQVSSQASLDQLTREAVDHVCSTLESLVASDIEEDPSCTYAEILELPRGNLSNRHAQPSQAPFSQQAAEEGDGFPRASEQQSLESGKGTKFPLLPPLPDTSTASSSPWKHRNARGSIPGAISGVQQHRAEPTERARATVPEVLEAVRKKLLETEGQVKPKPTASSSSLAIRSMAKQIVESVLKRTSQPGPALPTELKPSSPLLTPPNTRKVSCASQDTIPSLSTQFFRQLTPPVALKPPAQAGVRQRRLSMKLMQGKSQDPPAE from the exons tgctgagcacagcaggaaggaggagagag CTGGGGCCCAGAGGACAGAAGCCAGGAAGACAAATTACAGTGTCGATGACCCCTGAGCTGCTGAAGCTGCCACTGGGGGTCAAGTTCCCTGTGCCACCCAACTCCAAGCCTGTCTTCACCAGGGCAAAGCTGGGGGAAAAG GTGGTCTGCACTCTGAAGGAGTTCAACGAGTACAGGCAGTACCTGACCACGctcaggcaggaggcagagcagatgTCCCGGCAGGAAGAG GAAAGGATTCGGCAACGCCTGGCCCAGTGGAAGGACGTCCGCAAAGCACTGGGAACCAGCAGTGCTTCTCACCTGGTGGAGCAGCTGCTCTACCCTCCCAAACGacctgcacccagcagcaaaAAGCCCTCCTCCAAATCAGGCCGAATcagaaggaggaaaacagcTCCGGAGAAGGGACAAACCTACGCCCAGCCTGAGTCGGGCCAGGAaggtgctgagctgcccatCGGGCTCAGTCACGCTGCTGACTCGGAGAAGCAGCCAGAGCTCCCTGCAGAGAGCACACCCAAAGCTGCATTTGAAGAGCaacctgcagcagagctgggacaggaTGATGCTGAGCTGACCATCAGGCTCAGTCATGATGCTGAGTCcgagcagcagccagagctccCTGCAGAGAGCACACCCAAGGCTGCACGAGAAGAACAAGCTGCAGCGGAGGCCCGGGTTGAAGAGGTGGCTGAGGCTGTGGTGAAGCAAGTGTTGGAGAGGGTGATGGATCCTCAGAACCAGCTCAGCTTTGTTCTGTGGAGGGCTGTCCGGGTGATCAGAAGGAGATGCTGTGGCAGCACTGGGAAAGCACggctgctgcaggctgctcctCTAGATGAGAAGCTGGCAGTGGCACTGGTGGCCAAAGAGCTTGTTGCCACCACGCTGGAGACCCTGAAGACGAAGGGTTTGGTTTCCAGCATGTCTGAGGTGGGGCCAGGAGCCAGGCAGAAGGGGCAGCGGGTTTCTGGAGGAGCCACCCAAGCGGGCAAATCCAAGGAAGATAAATCGGGGCAAACTGAGATGTCAGCTTTTGACCAGGTGTCTTCACAGGCTTCCCTTGACCAACTCACCAGGGAAGCTGTTGACCATGTTTGCTCCACCCTGGAATCCCTGGTTGCCTCTGATATTGAAGAAGACCCAAGCTGCACATACGCTGAAATCCTGGAGCTTCCAAGGGGAAATCTCTCCAACAGACACGCCCAGCCATCCCAGGCACCCTTCTCACAACAGGCCGCAGAAGAAGGAGATGGGTTCCCCAGAGCAtctgagcagcagagcctggaatCGGGCAAGGGAACAAAGTTTCCCCTCTTGCCACCCCTGCCAGATACAagcactgccagcagctcaCCATGGAAGCACAGGAATGCCAGAGGGAGCATCCCAGGTGCCATCTCTGGCGTTCAGCAGCACCGTGCAGAACCCACTGAGCGTGCCAGAGCCACTGTTCCTGAGGTGCTTGAAGCAGTGAGGAAGAAGTTGTTGGAGACTGAAGGGCAGGTGAAGCCAAAACCAACAGCCTCAAGCAGCTCCTTGGCCATTAGGTCCATGGCAAAACAGATTGTTGAGTCCGTATTAAAGCGGACCTCTCAGCCTGGGCCTGCACTCCCCACTGAACTGAAACCTTCAAGCCCTCTCCTAACACCACCCAACACACGAAAAGTCAGCTGTGCCTCCCAGGACACCATCCCCTCCCTGAGCACTCAGTTTTTCAGACAGCTCACCCCTCCTGTGGCTCTGAagccccctgcccaggcaggagTGCGGCAGAGAAGGCTCAGCATGAAGCTTATGCAAGGCAAGAGCCAGGACCCCCCAGCAGAATAG